The DNA window CACcaattagaattttttttgaaaaaaataaaatgggagCCGATTGTtacattcttttattttttaaacatttttaatgaatacttttattactaaatattagGGGAAAATATGTTTATCGTATGGACTTTTGGTCACGTCAGTGTTGGTGACATGACAAGACAACACTATCAACAGTGTTTTTGGAGTGGCAGACCTACCACGCCAGTGTTAGTGGCGTGGCACGCCTACCACGCTAAAAACTCTGTACGACAGCGTTGTTTTGTCATGCCAATGTTGGTGGTATGGACAAAAGATTCGTTCGGTGAAAATAATTTCTTCCgagatttaataataaaattatttattaaaaatgtataaaaaaacaaaaaaatttcgaTTGTTACATATATTGGACGTTTTAATTTCTGAGCCTCGTGTGCTCTTTCAGTACTACAGAAATGTTCAAACTTCACCACACAACAAATATCCAGCAATTACTGTCATGCGGCAGTAACAGCTTGTCAATTTGAATCACCTGTAGAATCTAATGGAATTGGCAGTCTTTTGATCCTGCAATAGTCAGCAGCCTAGAGTTTAAGCGCCTAATCTAACTTAGATCATAGACTTGTACGGCCGGCAAGAGGGATTAAGGACGTGAAGTTGACTCCAAAGTTTTGTGGGCTCTTTGTTTAATTTTCGAAGTGATTCCCTATCTTGTATAACATGGGGACAATTAACCATTATAGTCCAATATCCAAATAAAACTCGACATATGATGTCCCTTAGATAAATGGGTACAATTTCCCAACTCTGGAAAGTCAACTTAAAGCACTCCCGGTAAgaaaatttgtagaaaccaTATACTTCCACTTCATTAATCCATTCTCGAATAATTGGCGATATTACTAGTATTCAATTTCAAACTTTGGCTGATTGTtatttcagcaaaaaaaaatagtacataCTCAAAATGAGACTATAATAATCAATAGTGATGATTGTTCAAGGAGAAATACCGCTATAGATATGACCCAACTGTATTACACATACATTGATTAGGCAAAGGGGTCAAGGGAGTGGCACTTGGATGGTTGAGTCGGACGTAAGTTAAATGGTTGAGTCGTACGTAAGTTGGATGGTTGAGTCATACGCATAGCAATTTCTACTGTCAATAGAGAACACCATAGCGCCCCTATTGTTCGAGATCGAGGAAATACCACACATGACTATTTCAATCTTCATTCATAAAAAAGAATCTGCTTTGAGATTTACAACAGAGTAAAAAGAAATCTGCAAATGACATACGGTGAATATTACTCCTTACATACTTATATGACAGGTGACTCATTTGCGCTTTAAACAAATTGGCCATAATTAACATCATTTGATTTCTATTCAAGCTGTTCGAGGTCAACTTAACAACCAGATTAACAAATACTCAGCACACCGGTATGAGATCTCACCAGTTAATCACTCTGTCTGATGAACTGAATGATGTCGACACCTGAATGTTTATCTAATATAAATACTAGTTGCTGCACAAGTATGAACAGGCAGCAATCCACCAAGCAATATCAAATCTTTTCCCACGTTTACTACTGCTCCAGAAGAGCTATTCAACGGAGAGAGAATCAGAAACAGAGGGTTGACTTTCTGGACAGTTCATAGCACTGCATGCATGGTTGCCACTAGATTATTTGAAAACTTAGGGTTAATTACAGCTTGCAGATGATGCAAAGGTTTCCATTGATATACTAGTAGTACTTAGgtgtgttaattttttttcattctttattTGGCCATGGATTTATTCCATGATACTGCATTCTCATTTCTCACCGGCCGTTGACCTTCTTGTTTGATCCATGCATATGTATGTAGTGTGTGCTTCTCTGTCCGAAATGCGaatcatttttagtttttttgtcgTGTCGATGAAATGAGGTTAGCCAATGGTGATCCGGCGATCGCCGGAGcgttggtggcggtggtggtgataTGTGTGGCATCGGCGGTGATGGTGGGTGTCGTGGACGGAGCCAAGGGAGATCGGCCGGTCACGCAGCTGTCGAATGGCTTCACGGCGAGGCATTCCCCggacgcgccggcgccgttcgAGCCGGTGCTGTACGCGGGCAACGGCGCCTTCGCCTTCGGGTTCCTCCGCGTCGGCGCGGCGTCGCTGGACCTCGCCGTGGTGCACCTCGCCTCGTCGTTCTCGGTCTGGCGCGCCACGCCGGCGCGCGTCGGGGACTGGTCGCGCCCGGCGACGCTCACCTTCGACCgcggcctcgtcctcgccggccCCGACGGCGGCGTTCTGTGGCAGACGCTGAACATCATCGGCGACACCGTCGCGCTGCTCAACTCGTCCAACCTCGTCGTCCGCCGGTTCGCGGAGACGCGACCGGCGTGGCAGAGCTTCGACAGCCCGTCGGACACGCTGGTCCTGGACCAGAACTtcaccgcgtcgtcgccgccgctcatcTCCGCGAACCGCCGGTTCGCGCTGCGGCTCGCCAAGACGCACATGTCCCTGCACATGGAGTTCTACGGCGGCAGGACGACGCCGCTGTACTGGCAGCACACGGCGCTCGAGGCGGATCCGGAGAACGCCACGCAGCCGCCGGTGTACGGCCGCCTCGACGGCCGCGGCTTCTTCGGGCTGTACCTCCAGGGCAGCGGCGAGAAGGTCGACATGCTCTCGTTCGACACGTTCGTGCAGAACTTCACCGGTGCATTCCGGCGAATGACGCTGGAGGACGACGGCAACCTCCGCGCGTACTACTGGACCGCCGACGCCAAGGCCTGGACCTCCGACTACAAGGCCATCACGGCGCCGTGCGAGCTGCCGACCTCGTGCGGCGCCTATGGCCTGTGcttccccggcggcggcgaggccaagTGCCAGTGCCTCACCAACAGCACCGCGACCTCCCCACCGTGCCGCCCCGAGGAGACCACTGACCTCTgtggcggcggtgacgacaACGACGTCGGCCAGGTGTTCGACGAGGTCCGGCTGAAGCGCGTGTCCGTGGCGTACAAGGAGCGGCTGCCGTTCGAGACGAACAAGACGGCGGAGCAATGCGAGGCGGCGTGCGCCGGCAACTGCAGCTGCTGGGGCGCGGTGCACAACGGCGCGAGCGGCTACTGCTACCTCATCGACTTCCCCGTGGAGACGATGGCGTACGAGGCCGACGACCGGAAGGTGGGCTACTTCAAGCTCAGGAAGCCGCCGCGGAGCTCGGCGCGGTCGGGCATGTCGCGCGGCGCGAAGGCCGTGACGGCGGTACTGTCGCTGATCCTCGCGAGCCTGGCCATCGCCGGAGCTTACGTCGGGTTCCGGCTCTGGCAGagacggcagcagcagcggcggcgcggcggctacCCGGGGATGGAGCAGGAActgacgtcgtcgtcgggccCGTACAAGGACCTCAAGTCCATGGGCAGCTCCAACAGCTCGTTCAAGTCGTGATCCATGGAAATGGAACGGACGAACAGCTTTGGTGTGGCTTGTGAAATTCTTGCCTTGTATGTTCTTGAAGCTGAAATTCAGAATGGAGCTGGGCATGCAGGCAAGGTGAAGCTCACTACTCTGATCACTGAAGAATTAATTCTTGGAGATTAGAGCAGAAAATGCCTGCACTGTAGTTTTGGGTAGGGTTATTTTGGCTTAGGATTTGTGAATTGTTTGTATATACCTGTTTTACATTcttattttaccattttctgGATGCCAACAAATTGTAGTTCTAATACAAAACCAAAATGTATTGTTACAATGTTAtcatttgtaattttgttacCCCTGAAATAGAAAATACAATAGAGTGATCAATCTATGAACATGAGAAAGTAATTCTTAAAACGGAGTTAGTTCAGGGTGCATTTCATTGGTTGGATATACTTGGATTGGAATAGCCGCCTAGTTTTTTATACGTTTAGAggtaaatgatatatttgtaaataaaaaataatttatgaatgaaatttttatatatgtatatttggtgatataaaagtcaaggctgaaaaataaactacggtaaACAAACCCAAAAACAactttgattttaagtttaaaaatttaaattttggcttataagcataaacaaaaagataaagtGCAAGTATCCGATTTGGTTGAGCTATATTGATAAGTGCGGCGTGTGCAGTGGCGAACTATAGGCCGTGTTCCGTATTGGGGAACGAGGATTAGTTATCCAATGTGAAAATCgtagtagtaatagattagagCTTaggtacatgattaattaattattaaaaaatataaaatagattaatataatttttttaaaaacaacttttatataaaaattttttgcaaaaaattatatcGTTTAACTTTAGAAAGCATGCGCGTGAAAAAGATTATTAGGAGGATTGCCGAACGCTCATTTTACGCCTTCCGAGATTGAAAGCGTAGAATATTATACGCCTTTCACGTCTCCGGCAAAATCTTCGCGGGAAACTCAACCCAAACCAATAACCACACATACCTcgctgaagaaaaaaaaatatcgtcTCTCTTCAGCAATGCTACTCCTCgctgcctcgccggcgccggccgccgctcgccgtggcATGGTCGGTGGATCAGCCCCCCGCGTGCGTTGCTCGAGCCTGCGGGAGCTGGAGAGGTCGCCGAGCCCACGGCCGGGCGCGgggctgccgccgctgcgggAGGCGAAGCGGGTGGTGCTGGTGCGGCACGGGCAGAGCACGTGGAACGCGGAGGGGCGGATCCAGGGGAGCTCCGACATCTCCGTGCTCACGCCCAAGGGCGAGTCCCAGGCCGAGACCTCCCGCCTCATGCTCCTCTCCGACTCCTTCGACGCCTGCTTCACCagcccgctcgcccgctcccgccgcaCCGCCGAGATCATCTGGGCGGACCGTGGTGAGGATCTCATCCCGGATTCCGACCTCCGCGAGATCGATCTCTATTCTTTCCAGGTGGGATACTGGCATACTGCTGTGGTTGTTAGCCTGCTCACTGGGTGTTCGTGCAAATGCCTGTACAGTTGTGCTGGCTTGCTAATTTAATGGTGGATGCTTGGCTGTGGTGTTCAATGGTTTCATAATTTGCAGGGACTGTTGAAGCATGAAGGAAAGGAGAGGTATGGAGTTCTCTACCGGCAATGGCAGAAGAATGCAGCAAACTTCAGCATTGATGGCCACTACCCAGTGCGGGAGCTCTGGGACCGCGCTCAGAACTGCTGGGAGAGGATCCTGGCGCACGAGGGCAAGTCGGTGCTTGTTGTTGCACATAATGCGGTGAACCAGGCTCTTGTTGCCACTTTATTGGGTCGGTGCTACCAGGCTTTGCTGTTGATTTTGCAATTCCAAGGTTGTGCCCACAATTGGTGTGTGTTTTTTCCTGGTGTTCGTTTTTAGGACTTGGCACAGAGTACTTTCGGGTTCTTCTCCAGAGCAATTGTGGTGCTAGCGTGCTGGATTTCACCCCTCAGACTGGTGGAGGGCCCCCGGCTGTATGCCTTAACCGCTTAAATCAGGTGTGTAACTTTCAGTTAGTtggatggatgaatttttCCTTTCAGTAGTATGTCTTTCCTATGCCTGTCTCATGTCATCTTCTGgataagtaaaatattttttctttttgtcgaGACAGAACTAAAGGTGGAAAACCAGTAAAATGCAGGATTTAATTGTGTTTCCATGTGTTTATTTCGCAGACCCCGAATTCTCCTGTTGCCTCAGGAAGTTCTGGAGGAAGAAAGACAAGCAAGAGGATCATTCTAGTATGTCAAGGAGCTACCCAGAACAGCACGgaggtatatattttttcctttgtgtTATGCATTCTTGCATGAACAAATTTGTGCTTGTCCTATGGATCAGAATGTAAAAACAAAGAGGATTCACTGGAAAAACTGTGTACGTTTGATTTTATGTATAGAGGATTCCTGAAGAAACCTTAAAAGGGAATAAAGGGACCTGAACCCATGACCTGAGCTGTTTTAGTCCTGTTGCTCTAACAGTAGGCTACATGACTGCAACTTTTGTGGACCAAGTTGAGCCAACCAGCTACTATTTTACTGAGGGCTGTTTTGTAGTTCTTGGAATTTAATTTGGAAAATTAAACGAACCAATCTAATTTGATATAAGTATTTGTcttgaaaattatattaagaattctagaatataatttataaggaatgattttattatatttctaGTGAGACTACGAGAGTGTCACCAGCTAGACAATATTTAGCTGTCGAGATTTACCATATGTATGCAACTTACATTGATTTGTATTACAGATTAGTTTGGGTGGAGTGGGATATGCACCACTTAACATGCTTGGGATTATACaggtaatttttttccttgcatTGCAATCTCTATATTTCTACCTGAAAACTAAGCTCGTTACTGGTAAAATGTTTTCAGGCTCAGAAGACTGCAGAACTACTTTTAGATCAGAAGGTGAACGGTATTCTCTGTAGCCCACAAGTTGCAGCAGTCGATACTGCTACCACAATATGCGAGGTAACTGTGTTCTGAACTATTTGCAAAATTTAGTCTAATgcattttccttttatctattagttaTCTGCATGATCTAACCATAATAGAGTGAATTGTAGGTCCAGGAGGCTGCAGATTGCTTAGGCGCTGATTGTGTGCCTCGTTATGTTGACATGAAGAAACTGCTAGAACTCGAAATCGACGATGCCTTTcgaataaaacaaaaggttaAATCATTTCCACTTTCAATGTCTTATGATGAGAATCACAGTAGTCTTTATAGTGCATAGAGTATTTGAAGATCCCttgtatgttttaaaatttcacaCTTGCATTATGGGGGCCAATATTTGCGAAGTTTATGCAGATATCAACATTTAGGGATCAAATCTATTCACCACATTCTTCTTACTAGAGCTGTCTCATGATCACCTCTGTATGCACCTACTGGCTGGCTGCTTGATTACCTGAAAATTTCAATGCTAGTACTCTGCATTTTGTGGGAGTtcgaataaaaattaatacttTTCTTCTGCAGAGCTTTGGAGAAATAGTTCAGTCTGGTTGGCTGGGCAGCATGGAACACAGAACTCTGGAGGGGCTATGGAACCAGTCGAAGGGTGCGTGGCAAGCGTTGCTAGATGAGTTGGCAGATGATACTTCAGCAGAAAGAACTCTAGTGGTTGTAGGACATCCGGGTGTCCATCTAGCGTTGATTTGCCAGTGCCTGGATTTAACGATGGACTACATGTCATGTTTTCATCTGGACGATGGCAGCGTCAGTGTAATCGATTTCCCAGACGGACCAAAAGGAAGAGGTGTTGTCAGATGCACAAATTACACAGCCCATTTAGGAAGATGGTCAATACCTATTACCAGGACCACAGAAACTGACGAAGAGTTCTAAAATCCTGGAAGGTAACATCCATGTTCTGGTGTAACATCATTCAAGAAAACTAAGCACGCCAGTATCTTACAATGATGTACATACTACATAGCATCGTAATTAATATCTGAAGATCTGATATGTCAATAACATcgttctttaaaaaaaaggaaatatgtAGATAACATTTTTTGAGCTAAACAGTAGAATCATACTGTTTATAcgtaaaaaacattttcattacATTATTCCATATGCACCACCATTATGTTCACTGCTGTTTGAGTATCTTCCTCGCTGGCCTGGCCAGCTGATCCGCCTTCACTCCGCCTTGTCCACCCCGTCGCCGTGCCAtccctgctgctgccgccttccTCATCTGGCGCACCGCCTTTGGACTGCTCGCTGCGGCGGTCACCATTGCAGTTCTCTCTGCTGCGTTCGTTGTCTCTGTGTTGTCCAGTGTTTCTCCTGTCTGGCATTGGGTGATGGGTCTGTCCGTCCATGGCGTTGCTGTTGCATGATTCCTTCAGCAACAACCGTGAGGTCAGCGTGTTCCAGGTATGCGTGCCTGTTCACTACTTCATCCCATTTTTAGGGAACTGTTCACCATTTCATTTTGACTCGCAATTTTGTTAAAACTAAATGATGCCCCTTGCTTTATACCGTGGAATACGTGGaatacatggatgaatatatGTTAAAGATTGTTGAAATAATAGATGAATATATGTTGAAATATTGTGAAAATGATATAaaggatgattttttttagagaagggtatttttcACCTGTCCTTTACATCCAATTGGATATATGCAGCCTTTTAAATTGGAAACTTAGCCCATCAAACAATTCAATATGAAATTCCCTTCTATGGAGATTTCAACTTAAGATCTTGAGGTGGTATTTAGAGCATTCCCAACAAATACTCCATCTTGAAAACAGAGCGATAAATGCTGTTCCAACAAATACTCCATCCCATCCtctaaaaatagagcatcATTCATATTAGAAAGAGATACtccatatttagatattttctCTCCTCACTCCATATCTTAACAACCAGGAGCAATGACAGATCTAGGATTTAGGATATGGGTGGTCCgaccgattttttttctcaagcatagttaatctaatgactaatatgaagaaaatctattttaaagatcatccaaatagcaatatagatgattaaatttagatgagctacCGAGAATGCTCTTAGGTCACTGCAACCACTATATTACATGCCCTTTTCAAAGGATGATGTTTTGACATGCTTGCATATTAATCTTTAGAATCTAATGAACTGTAGATGATGTAGCTTGCTTGCatgaactttaaatataacaattaCTAGTGGGTGATGATGTGTTATGTTTGCATGTTGGACATTATAGCTAGCGGGTTTCAACTATATAGAATGTATAGATAAATTGTGATTCTCGTTTGTTGCGTAGCCTAGTGGTTGCAGCGATTTAGTAGTACCTACTGCTAGCTCCTAGGTCCAACTCCTCCTAGGAGCGAAATTTCAGAGTTGGCTAGTTTAAGATGAGGTCATTAGTTGGTCCCTTAGTTAAAACATGTGTCAAGAAAAGACCTATGCTGGGCGGGCCCTCGTATACAGGACAGAGGCCTCAAAACACGGGTTATGGCCCGAACTATGGGGAGAGGATCCACGTGTCAAGGGGCAGGGTTCGTGGCCTTTCCCAGCCAGTTTTGGCTGAGGTTTCTTCTCAGCTTGAAAAGCCATGTGGAAGGTTTTCCTCCTGCCAGTTGAGTTTCTAATTCACATTTATTTACAAACTGAGCCTAATGTTTAAACTTCTGAATTCACATTTCTTAGATTAGAGCAGAAGCAATCTCTATTAGTGGAATCAGCTTTGCATCAACTACGCAGCACTATGTAATAAGGTACAGGAGTTCCCTGGTTCAGTTAGTACtgtaaagtgtaaaccatAAAGATGTGTATCACCCTCACCATGCCCATGGGCAAGCCGGACTGCAACCATCCATCTATGGTACTAAAGTGAAGGTCAGCTCATAAGAAAAGATGACTCATTagagtgctgctgctgcagccaAGAGCTGTGTTGGTCCAGCATAGATTGTTGTGCAGACAACTCTTCAATGGATAAAGGGCCTGACACACAGCATGAAATAGACACTGAAGTTTGTGTTGACTGTTAATCACAGTAAAATTGCATTTGAAATCCAACGGGCTCCTACAAATACAAGTGATGCGAACAACTGAAAACTCATTGCTGATCTTGCATCTAAGCTGTCAAAAAATCCTATGATATTTTCCTGTGCCTACATTTTACATAGGAACTTGCAGAGTTGGTAGAGGTTTATATCAAGCAGAGGAGAGCCATATTCCTGTCATTAATAGTCCTGGACCA is part of the Oryza brachyantha chromosome 11, ObraRS2, whole genome shotgun sequence genome and encodes:
- the LOC102707534 gene encoding 2-carboxy-D-arabinitol-1-phosphatase is translated as MLLLAASPAPAAARRGMVGGSAPRVRCSSLRELERSPSPRPGAGLPPLREAKRVVLVRHGQSTWNAEGRIQGSSDISVLTPKGESQAETSRLMLLSDSFDACFTSPLARSRRTAEIIWADRGEDLIPDSDLREIDLYSFQGLLKHEGKERYGVLYRQWQKNAANFSIDGHYPVRELWDRAQNCWERILAHEGKSVLVVAHNAVNQALVATLLGLGTEYFRVLLQSNCGASVLDFTPQTGGGPPAVCLNRLNQTPNSPVASGSSGGRKTSKRIILVCQGATQNSTEISLGGVGYAPLNMLGIIQAQKTAELLLDQKVNGILCSPQVAAVDTATTICEVQEAADCLGADCVPRYVDMKKLLELEIDDAFRIKQKSFGEIVQSGWLGSMEHRTLEGLWNQSKGAWQALLDELADDTSAERTLVVVGHPGVHLALICQCLDLTMDYMSCFHLDDGSVSVIDFPDGPKGRGVVRCTNYTAHLGRWSIPITRTTETDEEF
- the LOC102707257 gene encoding PAN domain-containing protein At5g03700 yields the protein MRLANGDPAIAGALVAVVVICVASAVMVGVVDGAKGDRPVTQLSNGFTARHSPDAPAPFEPVLYAGNGAFAFGFLRVGAASLDLAVVHLASSFSVWRATPARVGDWSRPATLTFDRGLVLAGPDGGVLWQTLNIIGDTVALLNSSNLVVRRFAETRPAWQSFDSPSDTLVLDQNFTASSPPLISANRRFALRLAKTHMSLHMEFYGGRTTPLYWQHTALEADPENATQPPVYGRLDGRGFFGLYLQGSGEKVDMLSFDTFVQNFTGAFRRMTLEDDGNLRAYYWTADAKAWTSDYKAITAPCELPTSCGAYGLCFPGGGEAKCQCLTNSTATSPPCRPEETTDLCGGGDDNDVGQVFDEVRLKRVSVAYKERLPFETNKTAEQCEAACAGNCSCWGAVHNGASGYCYLIDFPVETMAYEADDRKVGYFKLRKPPRSSARSGMSRGAKAVTAVLSLILASLAIAGAYVGFRLWQRRQQQRRRGGYPGMEQELTSSSGPYKDLKSMGSSNSSFKS